The proteins below are encoded in one region of Purpureocillium takamizusanense chromosome 11, complete sequence:
- a CDS encoding uncharacterized protein (COG:S~EggNog:ENOG503NVCT), which yields MPSKDRDAAAVDAAAAASVAGADDVPRDKARRSKSERKPDKDREHRHHRSSKSRSKLGGEGGSDLHSHVSSPAKRHRKKDKDRDDARERSASTSDLAPGVSRISLERPRISLPYPTFSKAHSKEAVHSREDLSGKQSSHPLTPEPTDAGDEERRSKSAELPRKSSTSKKSSRPPSPPETDVAAHKRRSERPPRDDDPASPASRSGSRTDDKASKVSRKSGSSSQATYIKSPKLRAHEKLRPSGSVRSSSSRHSIKRTDSTRSSSRRHEPRDDESSPSSVQDSSPKTPTPSTQFPLYGNVKNEPSSTPDVGHHDYPSKTATPASAAPAPPPPPPPPPPAVDIQDIPRVDYLLQNGGLSYPVPRHFLSVLPPQNGSRPSNPPLAGAETLFAPFFNLLEQYSTVLSKQGSIAVATGHRSVARRLLDRLENVFSRDLPPHGCTCVMCDRSHEVHGGLTWGDVLEWVSGRIELPQWPPFDLAEISLKAAEISAEAPPRPSSPVQMDPDIAEEFREHYLRQSKKVRSAVDKWLNKTGEAPVPPPQEVDDETLAFAILTNLDAEDRPFFNALLTGSRELKSSTRAPTPGNRPRSDFVVKCGLSLQRLYRLQQAPRDAECVTYLVKNPHTHDLLVTISNINKSEWEILTSGRFDGFLWSGADADDFAAGVESRGGTPVFGRSTMSPGPRGPSAMGSRNTTPFSPYSRGATPASFISLASSGLPGGRQPVSNDEEMEMAAAAEIEREIYAGMEILEDAFEKLHHKAEMVRTALRQRGAGLMQNFQSRQRIDVLPNPGSANSQGSGYERPGWATATTAGSEADGGNSEEEWFDDVDIMPDDSASNISSSRHRRPKRRTERRTPAPIEEDDEE from the coding sequence ATGCCCTCCAAGGAtcgtgacgccgccgccgtcgacgccgccgccgctgcctctgtcgccggtgccgatgaCGTGCCGCGCGACAAGGCCCGCCGCTCCAAGTCGGAGCGGAAACCCGACAAAGACCGCGagcaccgccaccaccgctcgTCCAAGTCGCGCAGCAAGcttggcggcgaaggcggcagCGACTTGCACTCGCacgtgtcgtcgccggcgaagcggcaccgcaagaaggacaaggacagAGACGACGCCCGGGAGCGgtcagcgtcgacgagcgacTTGGCCCCCGGGGTCTCCAGGATATCGCTCGAGCGACCACGCATCTCGTTGCCCTACCCGACGTTCAGCAAGGCGCACAGCAAAGAGGCCGTGCACAGCCGCGAGGACCTGTCCGGCAAGCAGTCGTCGCACCCCCTGACGCCGGAGCCAACCGacgccggtgacgaggagcgccgctCCAAGTCGGCCGAGCTACCTCGCaagtcgtcgacctcgaagaAGTCGTCTCGCCCACCGAGCCCTCCCGAGAcggacgtggcggcgcacAAGAGGAGATCGGAAAGGCCACCGAGGGATGACGAccctgcctcgcccgcgtcccggTCTGGCTCGCgcaccgacgacaaggcctcAAAGGTCAGCCGCAAATCCGGCTCGTCCAGCCAGGCCACCTACATCAAATCTCCAAAGCTCAGGGCCCACGAGAAGCTGCGCCCGTCTGGTTCGGTCCGGTCCAGCTCCTCACGGCACTCGATCAAGCGGACGgactcgacgaggagcagctcgcggcggcatgaGCCCAGGGACGACGAATCCTCACCGTCGAGCGTTCAGGACTCGTCCCCCAAGACGCCGACCCCTTCCACTCAGTTCCCGCTTTATGGAAACGTCAAGAACGAGCCATCTTCGACGCCCGATGTCGGTCATCACGACTATCCCTCCAAGACGGCGACACCTGCCTCTGCGGCacccgcgcctcctcctcctcctcctccaccgcctcccGCTGTCGACATCCAAGACATACCCCGGGTCGATTACCTCTTGCAAAATGGCGGCTTATCTTACCCGGTACCGCGGCATTTCTTgtccgtcttgccgccgcaaAACGGCTCACGGCCGTCGAACCCGCCTCTGGCTGGCGCCGAGACATTGTTTGCGCCCTTCTTCAACCTCCTTGAACAGTACTCGACCGTCCTTTCGAAGCAGGGCTCaatcgccgtcgccacagGTCATCGCTCGGTAGCGCGGCGCCTACTCGACCGGCTCGAGAATGTGTTTTCGCGAGACCTCCCCCCACACGGCTGCACCTGTGTCATGTGTGATCGGTCTCATGAGGTCCATGGCGGCTTGACCTGGGGTGACGTTCTGGAATGGGTGAGCGGTCGGATCGAGCTACCGCAGTGGCCGCCCTTTGACCTTGCAGAGATCAGCctcaaggcggccgagattTCTgcagaggcgccgccgcgcccgtcgtcccccGTGCAGATGGATCCCGATATTGCGGAAGAGTTCAGAGAGCATTACCTGCGCCAGTCCAAAAAGGTGCGGTCTGCCGTGGACAAGTGGCTAAACAAGACAGGCGAGGCACCggtccctcctcctcaggaggtggacgacgagacgcTGGCCTTTGCCATCTTGACCAACCTGGACGCGGAGGACCGCCCCTTCTTCAATGCCCTGTTGACTGGTTCTCGCGAGCTCAAGTCGTCGACACGCGCCCCAACACCTGGAAACCGCCCGCGAAGCGACTTTGTCGTCAAGTGCGGCCTGTCTCTTCAGCGACTATACCGACTGCAGCAGGCGCCCCGGGACGCCGAGTGTGTCACCTACCTCGTCAAGAATCCGCACACGCACGATCTGCTCGTGACTATTTCCAACATCAACAAGTCGGAGTGGGAGATCCTGACGTCCGGACGGTTCGATGGCTTTCTGTGGTCCGGCGCGGATGCCGATGATTTTGCTGCCGGAGTCGAGTCGCGGGGAGGGACGCCAGTATTTGGACGCTCTACGATGAGCCCTGGACCACGGGGCCCATCAGCCATGGGGTCAAGGAACACGACCCCGTTCTCCCCGTATTCGAGGGGCGCTACGCCCGCATCCTTCATCAGCCTCGCGTCTTCGGGCCTCCCTGGCGGAAGACAACCCGTGTCgaacgacgaggagatggagatggcggccgccgcggaaaTCGAGCGGGAAATTTACGCGGGCATGGAGATCCTCGAGGACGCATTCGAGAAGCTCCATCACAAGGCCGAGATGGTCCGCACGGCCCTGCGGCAGCGGGGTGCCGGGCTCATGCAGAACTTCCAGAGCCGCCAGCGAATCGATGTGCTACCAAATCCGGGCTCCGCCAATTCGCAGGGTTCCGGATACGAGCGGCCGGGGTGGGCCACGGCAACCACCGCGGggagcgaggccgacggcggcaacagcgAGGAGGAGTGGTTCGACGACGTGGACATTATGCCCGACGACTCGGCCAGCAACATCAGCAGCTcccgccaccggcggccCAAGAGGCGCACTGAGCGGCGGACCCCCGCGCCCattgaggaagacgacgaggagtgA
- the MET3 gene encoding Sulfate adenylyltransferase (EggNog:ENOG503NUAT~COG:P): MANTPNGGVLKDLFARDLPRQAELAAEAEGLPAVVLTDRHLCDLELILNGGFSPLEGFMTEKDYNGVVENNRLTDGALFSMPITLDVDQAQIEQLGIKAGARLTLRDHRDDRNLAILTVEDVYQPDKVKEAKLVFGSDDDTHPGVKHLFSVAKNFYVGGKLQAINRLEHYDFLDLRFTPAELRSHFNKLGWQKVVAFQTRNPMHRAHRELTVRAARSQQANVLIHPVVGMTKPGDIDHFTRVRVYKALLPRYPNGMAALALLPLAMRMGGPREALWHAVIRKNHGATHFIVGRDHAGPGKNKHGKDHYGPYEAQELVQKYQDELGIKMVEFQEMIYIPDKDEYMPANEIPEGTRTMNISGTELRNRLRTGKEIPAWFSYPEVVKVLREQNPLPAEKGFTVFMTGYQNSGKDQIARALQTTLNQGGGRPVSMLLGETVRHELSSELGFSRQDRDLNISRIAFVASELTKAGAAVIAAPIAPFDDARQQARELIEKSGPFFLIHVATPLEYCEKNDRRGIYKKARAGEIKGFTGVDDPYEKPAKADLVVDLEKQNVRSIVHEIILLLESRGLLDRL; this comes from the exons atggccaacaCACCCAATGGCGGCGTCCTAAAGGACCTGTTTGCCCGCGACCTGCCCCGAcaggccgagctcgccgcggaGGCTGAGGGCCTCCCTGCCGTTGTTCTGACCGATCGCCACCTCTGTGATCTCGAGCTGATTCTCAATGGCGGCTTTTCCCCCCTCGAAG GCTTCATGACGGAGAAGGACTACAATGG AGTCGTGGAGAACAACCGCCTGACCGATGGCGCCCTGTTCAGCATGCCCATCACGCTCGATGTCGACCAGGCCCAgatcgagcagctcggcatcaaggccggcgccaggcTCACTCTGCGCGACCACCGAGATGACCGCAACCTGGCCATCCTGACGGTCGAGGACGTCTACCAGCCAGACAA ggtcaaggaggccaagctcGTCTTCGGCAGCGATGACGACACCCACCCCGGCGTCAAGCACCTGTTCAGCGTCGCCAAGAACTTTTATGTTGGTGGCAAGCTGCAGGCCATCAACCGTTTAGAGCACTACGACTTCCTCGACCTGCGCT TTACCCCCGCGGAGCTCCGATCCCACTTCAACAAGCTCGGCTGGCAAAAGGTCGTTGCTTTCCAGACCCGAAACCCGATGCACCGTGCCCACCGGGAGTTGACGGTGCGTGCCGCGCGGTCTCAGCAGGCCAACGTCCTGATCCACCCGGTCGTTGGCATGACCAAGCCGGGTGACATTGACCACTTCACCCGCGTCCGAGTCTacaaggcgctgctgccgagaTACCCCAACGGCatggctgccctggccctgctgcccctgGCCATGCGCATGGGCGGTCCCCGCGAGGCGCTTTGGCACGCCGTCATCCGCAAGAACCACGGCGCCACTCACTTCATTGTGGGCCGCGACCACGCCGGCCCTGGCAAGAACAAGCACGGCAAGGACCATTACGGCCCTTACGAGGCCCAGGAGCTTGTCCAGAAGTACCaggacgagctcggcatcAAGATGGTCGAGTTCCAGGAGATGATTTACATCCCCGACAAGGACGAGTACATGCCCGCCAACGAAATCCCCGAGGGCACCCGCACCATGAACATCTCGGGCACGGAGCTGCGCAACCGCCTCCGCACGGGCAAGGAGATCCCCGCGTGGTTTTCGTACCCCGAGGTCGTCAAGGTGCTGCGCGAGCAGAACCCCCTGCCGGCCGAGAAGGGCTTCACCGTCTTCATGACTGGCTACCAGAACAGCGGCAAGGACCAGATCGCTCGCGCGCTGCAGACGACGCTCaaccagggcggcggccggccggtgtcgatgctgctgggcgagacTGTGCGCCACGAGCTGTCGTCAGAGCTGGGCTTCAGCCGTCAGGACCGTGACCTGAACATCTCTCGTATCGCCTTCGTCGCTTCCGAGCTgaccaaggccggcgccgccgtcattGCCGCCCCCATCGCCCCCTTCGACGATGCTCGCCAGCAGGCGCGAGAGCTCATCGAAAAATCGGGTCCCTTCTTCCTCATCCACGTTGCCACGCCTCTCGAGTACTGCGAGAAGAACGATCGCCGGGGCATCTACAAGAAGGCGCGTGCCGGTGAGATCAAGGGCTTCACCGGTGTCGACGACCCGTATGAGAAGCCCGCCAAGGCGGATCTGGTGGTGGACCTCGAGAAGCAGAACGTCCGCTCCATCGTGCACGAGATTATCCTGCTGTTGGAGAGCCGGGGTCTGCTCGACCGGCTGTAA